The DNA sequence GGGGCGTCACGGGTACTACCACCACCCTGCTGGCCCACCTCTCCGACGACAACGGCATCAACACCGCCGGCTCGGGCATCGGCCACGAAATCACGGCGACGCTCGACAATGACCCCACCAAGCTGACGGTGCTCAACGATTTTTACTCCGCCGACGTGGACAGCTACCGGTCGGGCAAGGTAAAATACCTGTTCAAGGACTTGGCTACCGGCCCGCACGTGCTGCGGCTCAAGGCCTGGGACACGTTCAACAACTCAACCCAGCAGGACATTGAGTTCATTGCCGCCAACACGGAAAAACTGGCGCTGGAACACGTGTTGAACTATCCTAACCCATTCTCCACTACCACCACTTTCCAGTTCGACCACAACCGCACGACCGACGACCTCGATGTGCAGGTGCAGATTTTCACCGTTTCCGGCCGCCTGGTTCGCACGTTGCGCACTACCGTGCTGGGTAGCGGTCCGCACGTGGGGCCCAACCAAACCGGTTTGATCTGGAATGGCCGCGACGAGTACGAAGACCAACTTGCCCGGGGCGTTTACGTCTACCGGATCAGCGTCCGCTCCCAGCGCGACAATGCCACGGCCTCGAAGTTCGAGAAATTGGTTATTCTTAACTAAGCCCCCGCTTCCTCCGCATTTTTGTTTCCTTTTCGCTCTTCTTCGCTCCTTTTTATGACATTGTTGAAGCTGCCTCTGCGCTTAGCGCTCCTGCCCGGCTTGCTGGGTATTGCTGCCGCCGCTCAGGCTCAGAGTAACCCCAACACCATCACCACGGCCGTACCTATTCTCACACTCAGCCCCGATGCACGCTCGGCCGCCTTGGGAGAAGCAGGAGTAGCCATTTCGCCGGACGCCAACTCTACCTACCACAACGCGGGTAAGCTGGGTTTCCTGACCAGCAAATACGGCGCTTCCCCTTCGTACTCGCCCTGGTTGCGCAACGTAACCGACGACATGGGGCTGGCCTACCTGTCGGGCTTCTCCAAAATCGGCCAACGCTCGGCTATTGCCGCTTCGCTGATGTATTTCGACCTGGGCAAGATTGAGTACCGCGACATCAACAACCGCCCCGGCCCCACGGTAAACCCCAAGGAATATGCGGTTGGCATTTCCTACGGACAGAAACTGACCGACAACTTCGGGGTGGGTATCACAGCTCGTTACATTCGCTCCAACCTCACCGGTGGGGAAAGTGGTAACAGGCCGGGCAACGCCGCCGCTGTCGACTTGGGCGCCTACTACACCAAGGACCTCTCCATCGGCCCCGGCGACTACAACCTGGCGCTTGGTGCCACCATCTCCAACATTGGCAACAAGATGACTTATACCAACGCGTTGCAGGCCGATTTTCTGCCTACTACGTTCAAGTTGGGCACGGCCATCACGCGCGAGTTGGACGCCTACAATAAAATCACCTTCACCATTGATGGTAGCAAGCTGCTGGTTCCCACTCCTTATTATATGGAGGGCGACACCACCGGCTTCGGCAAAACCATCAAAGCCAAGAATGCCGATATTCGCGCCAAAGGCGTCGTTAGTGGTATCGTGGGTT is a window from the Hymenobacter aquaticus genome containing:
- the porV gene encoding type IX secretion system outer membrane channel protein PorV, translated to MTLLKLPLRLALLPGLLGIAAAAQAQSNPNTITTAVPILTLSPDARSAALGEAGVAISPDANSTYHNAGKLGFLTSKYGASPSYSPWLRNVTDDMGLAYLSGFSKIGQRSAIAASLMYFDLGKIEYRDINNRPGPTVNPKEYAVGISYGQKLTDNFGVGITARYIRSNLTGGESGNRPGNAAAVDLGAYYTKDLSIGPGDYNLALGATISNIGNKMTYTNALQADFLPTTFKLGTAITRELDAYNKITFTIDGSKLLVPTPYYMEGDTTGFGKTIKAKNADIRAKGVVSGIVGSFTDAPGGFSEELKEINISAGLEYWYNDLLAARVGYFYENPVKGDRQYLSFGIGVRYQVFGVDGTYLVPNSRANPLAQTIRVSLHFNFNKSEDAFGPGDGSTPVN